A genome region from Archaeoglobus fulgidus DSM 4304 includes the following:
- a CDS encoding MATE family efflux transporter: protein MKNVEVLTGDPKKAILKLSAPMVVSNLIFTLYNLVDGIWVAGLGPDALSAVGLFFPIFFVFIAISFGLSVGANSAVSRRIGAKRYDAACVAATLAVAMGILVSIPMTLSVVFLNGVMVFLGADGEILRLAVDYGSIMVLGSVFLVFSNVSAGILNGEGNARMAMYANAAGSLLNMVLDPIFIYLLGYGIAGAAIASVISMALSSIVFSFWFLSGRSYVRFRVAGWNLPTVFDLLRVGMPASLSMLTMSVAFMLINRVVIETGGSEGLAAYTSAWRLIQFGFVPLFGVSAALTAVSGAAYGARNPRKIGESLNYTVKLLLAVDAAILALMVAFAPQIALIFTYTEVSAVMYEEIVRTIRIAAFVLLFAPLGVSSSAVFQGMGKGERSFAITVLRAIVFQVSLCYVLAVPFGFDGVLLGFVLGEALGCFTGFSWVRLTVRRLERCLLST from the coding sequence ATGAAGAACGTGGAGGTTCTTACAGGAGACCCGAAAAAGGCCATTCTGAAGCTTTCGGCACCGATGGTAGTCAGCAACTTGATTTTCACTCTTTACAACCTCGTGGACGGCATATGGGTGGCGGGACTCGGCCCGGATGCGCTCTCCGCTGTGGGCCTGTTCTTCCCCATTTTCTTCGTCTTCATCGCAATATCGTTCGGTCTGAGCGTTGGGGCAAATTCTGCGGTATCGAGAAGAATCGGCGCGAAGAGATACGATGCTGCATGCGTTGCCGCCACTCTCGCGGTGGCAATGGGGATCCTTGTATCGATTCCCATGACCCTGTCGGTAGTGTTCCTCAATGGTGTGATGGTGTTTCTCGGTGCGGACGGGGAGATTTTGAGGCTGGCCGTCGATTACGGAAGCATCATGGTTCTCGGAAGCGTTTTTCTGGTTTTCAGCAACGTTTCGGCAGGGATTCTCAACGGAGAGGGGAATGCGAGAATGGCCATGTATGCCAACGCTGCCGGAAGCCTTCTGAACATGGTTCTCGACCCCATTTTCATCTACCTGCTCGGCTACGGTATTGCGGGTGCGGCGATTGCAAGCGTAATTTCCATGGCTCTCTCCTCAATCGTTTTCTCATTCTGGTTTTTGAGCGGGAGAAGCTACGTGAGGTTCAGGGTTGCGGGATGGAACTTGCCGACAGTGTTCGACCTTCTTAGAGTCGGCATGCCGGCTTCTCTCTCGATGCTGACGATGTCTGTTGCCTTCATGCTGATAAACCGCGTCGTCATCGAAACGGGAGGAAGTGAGGGGCTGGCAGCATACACGAGTGCGTGGAGGCTGATTCAGTTCGGCTTTGTCCCGCTTTTTGGAGTTAGTGCTGCTTTAACGGCAGTTTCAGGCGCAGCTTACGGGGCGAGAAATCCGAGGAAGATTGGTGAGTCCCTGAATTACACCGTGAAGCTTCTGCTGGCAGTTGATGCAGCGATACTCGCCTTAATGGTAGCTTTCGCCCCTCAGATAGCTCTGATTTTCACATACACCGAAGTTTCAGCCGTAATGTATGAGGAGATAGTCCGAACAATCAGGATTGCGGCATTCGTTCTGCTTTTCGCTCCGCTCGGAGTCTCCTCATCTGCCGTTTTTCAGGGGATGGGAAAGGGAGAGAGGAGCTTTGCGATAACCGTTTTGAGGGCGATTGTTTTTCAGGTATCGCTTTGCTACGTTCTCGCCGTGCCATTTGGATTCGACGGAGTTCTTCTTGGCTTCGTTCTGGGGGAGGCGCTTGGATGCTTTACAGGTTTCAGCTGGGTAAGATTGACTGTGAGAAGGCTCGAAAGATGTCTGCTGAGCACTTAA
- a CDS encoding PAS domain S-box protein: protein MRILIADDNPDDRILAVRELKKEFADLEVVEILSKEDLEKALENFNFDAVITDYRLRWGTGFDVLKAVKQVSPFTPVIMLTLTGDEEIAVEAMKEGFDDYVLKSPKHIRRLPLAVKNAIEKKKREKEIEEAYRKLEESERRYRDLWENANDFLYVHDLEGRFTAVNRAAIEGFGYSLEDLGKLTIWDVLVGDSAELVKERMKRTLQSEPNEEPFEVLCKTKDGRLLWLEVKTRPIYENGKLVGVQGIARDVTKRKEYEEEIKRLNRLLRIVNDINDLLVRERDADDLVEAIVEKLSEFYPSVFVGVAKDGEMVFYPKGAEGSECVKEAITSKRTVRLEPDRHIKGCKHISVHGSFYALTIPMVYDEKVKGVIIIHSDRPFSEDEVEILTTLSADVAFALNAIQLEEEKFLAYEQIERNIEQFAILVDHIRNPLAALQLITEMEVEDEKVRKKIIEQVKRIEKLIRDLDRGWIESEVIREFLRKTWER, encoded by the coding sequence ATGAGAATACTTATAGCCGATGACAACCCGGATGACAGAATTCTGGCTGTGAGAGAGCTTAAAAAAGAGTTTGCGGATTTGGAAGTGGTTGAAATACTCTCAAAAGAGGATCTGGAGAAAGCTCTCGAAAACTTCAACTTTGATGCTGTCATCACCGACTACAGGCTGAGGTGGGGGACAGGCTTCGACGTTTTAAAGGCTGTAAAGCAGGTTTCGCCCTTTACGCCAGTGATTATGCTCACACTGACAGGCGATGAGGAAATTGCTGTTGAGGCGATGAAAGAGGGATTCGACGACTACGTTCTAAAATCGCCCAAGCACATTCGCCGCCTCCCGCTGGCTGTGAAAAACGCTATTGAGAAGAAGAAAAGGGAGAAAGAGATAGAAGAAGCCTACAGAAAGCTTGAGGAAAGTGAAAGAAGGTATAGAGACTTATGGGAAAACGCCAATGACTTTCTTTATGTCCACGACCTTGAGGGGAGGTTCACAGCCGTAAACAGAGCAGCAATAGAGGGATTCGGCTACTCTCTTGAAGACCTTGGAAAGCTTACCATCTGGGATGTGCTGGTAGGCGATTCTGCTGAACTCGTAAAAGAGAGAATGAAAAGAACTCTTCAGAGCGAGCCAAATGAAGAGCCCTTCGAGGTTCTATGCAAAACCAAGGATGGAAGATTGCTGTGGCTTGAAGTGAAAACAAGACCGATTTACGAGAATGGAAAGCTGGTGGGGGTTCAGGGGATAGCGAGAGATGTAACCAAGAGAAAGGAGTATGAGGAGGAGATTAAAAGGCTGAACAGGCTTTTGAGAATTGTCAACGACATCAACGACCTTCTTGTCAGAGAGAGGGATGCAGACGACCTTGTTGAAGCAATAGTGGAAAAGCTCTCGGAATTTTACCCCTCAGTTTTCGTCGGAGTGGCTAAGGATGGCGAGATGGTCTTCTATCCAAAGGGTGCTGAGGGTTCTGAGTGCGTAAAGGAGGCCATTACAAGCAAGAGAACCGTGAGACTTGAACCTGACAGGCACATAAAGGGCTGCAAGCACATCAGCGTTCATGGCAGCTTTTATGCCCTCACGATTCCCATGGTTTACGATGAAAAGGTTAAGGGAGTCATTATAATCCACTCGGACAGACCCTTCTCCGAAGACGAGGTTGAAATTCTAACTACGCTCTCAGCAGACGTGGCTTTTGCCCTGAACGCCATTCAGCTCGAAGAGGAGAAGTTTCTCGCCTACGAGCAGATTGAGAGGAACATCGAGCAGTTCGCCATTCTCGTTGACCACATCCGCAATCCACTCGCAGCCTTGCAGCTCATAACAGAAATGGAGGTTGAAGACGAGAAAGTCAGGAAGAAGATTATCGAGCAGGTAAAGAGGATTGAGAAGCTCATCAGGGACCTTGACAGGGGATGGATTGAGTCGGAAGTGATAAGGGAGTTTTTAAGGAAGACGTGGGAGAGATAG
- a CDS encoding response regulator, with product MDRILLVEDNPDDVFMIKRAFEKAKIINPLDVAKDGEEAISYLQENKPVLILLDLKLPKVSGFEVLKWVKSKERLKRIPVVVLTSSRNGEDINRAYDLGANSYLVKPVRFEDLLNLTKHMNIYWLILNEKPEV from the coding sequence ATGGACAGAATCCTGCTGGTTGAGGATAATCCAGACGATGTTTTCATGATTAAGAGGGCTTTTGAGAAGGCCAAGATAATCAATCCCCTTGATGTGGCGAAGGATGGGGAGGAGGCGATAAGCTACCTGCAAGAAAACAAGCCCGTGCTGATTCTCCTTGACTTAAAGCTTCCAAAGGTTTCGGGTTTTGAAGTTCTGAAGTGGGTTAAATCGAAGGAAAGGCTGAAGAGGATTCCCGTGGTTGTTTTAACTTCATCAAGAAATGGAGAGGACATAAACAGAGCTTACGACCTCGGAGCAAACTCCTACCTTGTGAAGCCTGTCCGCTTTGAGGATTTACTGAATCTCACCAAACATATGAATATTTACTGGCTAATTCTTAATGAGAAACCGGAGGTTTGA